The following DNA comes from Hahella chejuensis KCTC 2396.
GCCGCCGCCAAACCTTGCACGCCAACGCCAAGGCGCTCATAGTTCATCATGGTGAACATACAGGCCAGCCCCTTGTTCGGCTCGCCGACCAACCAACCTTGCGCGCCATCAAAGTTCATCACACAGGTAGCAGAAGCTTTAATGCCCATTTTGTGTTCGATCGAACCGCAAAACACTGGGTTGCGCTCACCAACGCCACCTTCTTCAGTAACTTTGAATTTAGGCGCCAGAAACAGGGAGATACCTCTTGAACCTGCTGGAGCGTCAGGCAATTTCGCCAGCACCAAGTGAATGATGTTTTCACTTAGGTCATGCTCACCGCCAGTAATAAAAATCTTTGTGCCAGTGATAGCGTAAGAACCGTCGCCATTAGGCTCGGCTTTGGTTCTGATAATGCCAAGATCCGTTCCCGAGTGCGGCTCAGTCAAACACATGGAGCCCGCCCATACGCCTGAATATAGATTCGGCAAATAAGTTTGCTTCAACTCTTCGCTTGCGTGAGCGTCAATCGCCAGACAAGCGCCAGCTGTCAACATGGGGTACAAACCAAAAGAAATATTCGCGGATTGCACCATCTCTTCAACCTGGGCGCCCAACATCTTCGGCATGCCCATGCCACCGAAGTCGGGGTTGCCGCCCAACCCGCACCAACCGCCTTCGATAAAGGTGTTATAGGCCTCTTTAAAGCCCTTGGGCGTTGTCACGACTCCCTCATTCCATTGGCAACCTTCTTCATCTCCGCTCCGGTTGAGGGGCGCCAGCAAAGAGGAGGCTATTTTGGCGGCCTCTTCCAGGATGGCGTCCGCAGTATCCGGGTCAACAGTGTCGCGCGCGCCCGGCAAGCTGAGCCAAAGTTTATCGGCTTCAAACACTTCTTTGAGTAGAAACTGCATGTCACGAAGCGGCGCAGAATAATCAGCCATGGTTACTCCCTCGAGCTAAATCGCTTTGTCTGAATGAATGTCTTTCTGTTTGTGCTTATTGTCGCGCTATTATCTGGCTATTACGAATCCGGCCACATACCGGTTCGCATCGATATGTAAAAAAGCCCGCAACAGCGGGCTTATTTTGTCCCTACACGGAATCAGAACGCAAAGTTTTCCACTTCCATATCCATCATGCAGCCAGCGCCGTTGAGCGCGGACTGGGCATGAGACAGGGTACGGGGCAGGATGCGTTTGAAGTAGAAACGCGCAGTTTGCAGTTTGGCTGTGTAGAAACCAGTTTCTGTGGTTCCTTCCGCCAGCTTCTGCTGCGCCACCAGCGCCATACGCGCCCAGAAATAGGCCAGTACGGCATAGCCGGAGTACATCAGATAGTCAACGGAGGCGGCGCCTACTTCGTCGCGGTTCTT
Coding sequences within:
- a CDS encoding acyl-CoA dehydrogenase C-terminal domain-containing protein, encoding MADYSAPLRDMQFLLKEVFEADKLWLSLPGARDTVDPDTADAILEEAAKIASSLLAPLNRSGDEEGCQWNEGVVTTPKGFKEAYNTFIEGGWCGLGGNPDFGGMGMPKMLGAQVEEMVQSANISFGLYPMLTAGACLAIDAHASEELKQTYLPNLYSGVWAGSMCLTEPHSGTDLGIIRTKAEPNGDGSYAITGTKIFITGGEHDLSENIIHLVLAKLPDAPAGSRGISLFLAPKFKVTEEGGVGERNPVFCGSIEHKMGIKASATCVMNFDGAQGWLVGEPNKGLACMFTMMNYERLGVGVQGLAAAERSYQNAVEYAKDRIQGRSATGVVAKDKAADPIIVHPDVRRMLMTMRALIEGSRAFSTYVAKYLDISKYSDDATAKQHAEAMVALLTPVAKAFLTDRGLDSTVLGQQVFGGHGYIREWGQEQLVRDVRIAQIYEGTNGIQALDLMGRKVAMNGGKFVELYAGEVADFIEANRDRSELQEFVEPLAAVFERLSDVTEYVLETVEQDPNAVGAASVEYLDLFGYAAFAHVWAMMAKVAIEKQAGDSSGFYDAKLKTARFYFRRLLPRTVSLAESIKSGSSDMMALDVEQF